One Salminus brasiliensis chromosome 5, fSalBra1.hap2, whole genome shotgun sequence DNA segment encodes these proteins:
- the LOC140556169 gene encoding mitogen-activated protein kinase kinase kinase 5 isoform X2 yields the protein MYTTERRRMSLHEVKRKDPVRVSAGCLWQDPLAIELSSTSKTSVSPRSRSRALSVVYIAVEDSSLAQTEENLSLRCLREACADSHALLHTLPFACIALGTTDTLDDFYNADVAVVEMSDSFRQPSLFYHLGVRESFSMTNNIILYCNKQENDLQVLKEQCGSYTFIPYMVSPQGKVFACDANLMRGIKELLQPSFTIEPLLTPLVDRLVKLLESVHIHASEYFHESIRRDIRMARERFSGQALSQELGRIQKRLDTVELLSADVVMSLLLSYRDIQDYESIINLVETLNNLPMCMVAAQPNIKFQYIFALNRRNCPGDRAKALSVILPLVESGEQVASDVYCLCGRIYKDMFMSSGFLDIHSRDQACYWYGKAFEMEPALHSGINIVVILMAAGHEFDTSIELRKIGVTLSSLLGRKGSLEKMQDYWDVGFYLGAGILANEHKKVIEASEKLYRLNAPMWYLGSVMETYILYKQFAKPPEVRHPKQDMVDFWMELMVQACKPTVSTAHCPVLILEPTKVFQPSIVSVNEEDQSRTVQLRHVAPLKKGLHKWTFPASAIRGVSISKFDERSCFLYVLYNSDDFQLCFPSDLHCNGFCELVSSLIGQSEASVDDPGPDSGGVLEYIYEKGENGEKVVLGRGTYGVVYAGRDPNNQVRIAIKEIPEKDSTYSQPLHEEIALHKRLKHRNIVQYLGSVSEGGFIKIFMEEVPGGSLSSLLRSQWGPLKDNEPTIVFYTKQILEGLKYLHDNQIVHRDIKGDNVLINTYSGVLKISDFGTSKRLAGINPCTETFTGTLQYMAPEIIDQGPRGYGKPADIWSLGCTIIEMATGKTPFHELGSPQAAMFKVGMFKIHPSVPESMSVEAKTFIMCCFEPNPDKRATASELLKNAFLKGSPRKRTKLMPDSAGSETISSEYQRSMSVPIVVQDMDNTRTDLSSSLDLRRTTSHVRGGDISESPPSSNSFLAVPEEPPADTASSAVSGENLGLFLLRKDSERRDTLHRVLTDHISLVVGHMQESLPQTEEPSITSEHIKQLIGCLRENIRSPDKKQLTNRLLKLRSSLHTDAVPLSSLQAALFSFQDAVKKVLRQRQVKPHWMFALDNLLRQAVHDAINVLLPELKLQLQSSFEMEEGSPDSEKPRKSTQEPAGGSHHTEGKDLSKHPEKQGVEATSPSLSNGLLSSCSPLVQEFTQLCQETRRLLTQLSEKEKEYQELLRNSMQSKQEEIDALKVKAALESNGNKLVCQNAQTLPMVRWLRAVPVDEHTISTLLAHGFTLDSLLHMACKDDLRYCGIKGGMLCRLWRTISTQRTSHLSSVSEESEETIL from the exons ATGTACACGACGGAGCGCAGGCGCATGAGCCTGCACGAAGTCAAGCGGAAAGACCCTGTCCGAGTTTCGGCTGGATGTTTATGGCAGGACCCTCTGGCTATCGAGTTGAGCTCTACGAGTAAAACCTCGGTTTCGCCCCGCAGCCGGAGCCGAGCCCTGTCGGTGGTGTATATCGCCGTGGAGGACTCGTCATTGGCCCAAACGGAGGAGAACCTGTCCCTGCGCTGCCTGAGGGAAGCCTGCGCAGACTCGCACGCGCTCCTGCACACACTCCCCTTTGCCTGCATAGCACTGGGCACCACGGACACACTGGATGATTTCTACAACGCAG ATGTTGCAGTTGTTGAAATGAGTGACTCTTTTCGGCAGCCTTCACTCTTCTATCACCTCGGCGTGAGAGAGAGTTTCAGCATGACCAATAACATAATACTGTACTGCAACAAGCAAGAGAACGACCTTCAAGTGCTTAAG GAGCAGTGTGGGAGCTATACCTTCATCCCATACATGGTGTCTCCTCAAGGAAAGGTGTTTGCTTGTGATGCAAATCTTATGCGGGGGATCAAGGAGCTTTTGCAGCCAAGCTTTACCATCGAACCCCTGCTGACCCCTTTAGTGGACCGCTTGGTAAAGCTATTGGAGAGCGTGCATATCCACGCAAG CGAGTACTTCCATGAGTCTATCCGACGGGACATCCGCATGGCACGGGAGCGTTTCAGTGGGCAGGCCCTGAGCCAAGAGCTTGGACGTATCCAGAAGCGTCTGGACACTGTAGAGCTCCTCAGCGCGGACGTTGTCATGAGCCTTCTGCTGTCGTACCGTGACATCCAG GACTACGAGTCTATAATTAATCTGGTGGAAACCCTGAATAACCTGCCAATGTGCATGGTGGCAGCACAGCCAAACATCAAATTTCAGTACATATTTGCTCTGAACAG GAGAAATTGCCCTGGAGACCGTGCCAAAGCCTTATCAGTCATTCTGCCCTTAGTCGAGTCAGGAGAACAGGTGGCATCAGATGTGTACTGCCTCTGTGGACGCATTTACAAGGACATGTTTATGAGTTCTGGCTTCTTGGACATACACAGCCGTGACCAGGCCTGCTACTG GTATGGTAAAGCCTTTGAGATGGAGCCTGCTCTTCACTCAGGCATCAACATTGTTGTCATCCTCATGGCTGCCGGCCATGAATTTGATACCTCTATTGAGCTGCGCAAGATCG GCGTCACTCTAAGTAGTCTGCTTGGCCGGAAAGGCAGCTTGGAGAAGATGCAAGACTACTGGGATGTTGGCTTCTACCTCGGGGCTGGGATTCTGGCCAATGAGCACAAGAAGGTCATAGAGGCCTCTGAGAAACTCTACCGACTCAATGCCCCAATGTG GTATCTGGGTTCGGTCATGGAGACGTATATCCTGTACAAGCAGTTTGCCAAACCACCAGAAGTAAGGCACCCCAAGCAGGACATGGTGGACTTTTGGATGGAGCTAATGGTTCAAGCATGCAAGCCTACTGTGTCCACCGCCCACTGCCCT GTCCTAATCTTGGAGCCTACTAAGGTATTCCAGCCCAGTATTGTAAGTGTGAATGAGGAGGATCAAAGCCGCACAGTGCAACTGAGACATGTTGCTCCATTGAAG AAAGGTCTCCATAAGTGGACTTTCCCTGCATCAGCGATTCGTGGAGTGAG CATTTCGAAATTTGATGAGCGGAGCTGCTTCCTATATGTCCTTTACAACTCTGATGATTTCCAGCTGTGCTTTCCCAGTGATCTGCACTGCAATGG ATTCTGTGAGCTAGTGAGTTCTCTGATAGGTCAGAGTGAAGCTTCAGTGGATGACCCTGGCCCTGACAGTGGAGGGGTGTTAGAG TACATATATGAAAAAGGGGAGAATGGAGAGAAGGTGGTGCTCGGGAGAGGCACTTACGGAGTTGTGTATGCTGGGAGAGACCCGAACAATCAAGTGCGCATTGCCATCAAGGAGATCCCAGAGAAGGACAGCAC GTACTCCCAGCCGCTTCATGAAGAGATAGCCTTACACAAGAGGCTGAAACACCGCAACATTGTCCAGTACCTGGGTTCGGTCAGCGAAGGTGGCTTCATCAAGATTTTCATGGAGGAAGTGCCTGGAG GAAGCCTGTCCTCACTCTTAAGGTCACAGTGGGGTCCTCTGAAGGATAATGAGCCCACTATTGTCTTCTACACCAAGCAGATCCTGGAAGGACTGAAATACCTCCATGATAATCAGATTGTTCACAGAGATATCAAG GGTGACAATGTCCTGATTAACACATACAGTGGCGTACTCAAGATATCTGACTTTGGAACATCTAAAAGACTAGCAGGAATCAACCCTTGTACAGAGACGTTCACAG GTACTCTGCAGTACATGGCTCCAGAGATTATAGACCAGGGCCCACGGGGATACGGAAAGCCAGCTGATATCTGGTCTTTGGGCTGTACGATTATTGAGATGGCCACTGGGAAAACCCCCTTTCATGAGTTGGGAAGCCCACAGGCTGCAATGTTTAAG GTGGGCATGTTTAAGATCCACCCCAGTGTGCCAGAGTCCATGTCGGTGGAGGCCAAAACTTTCATAATGTGCTGCTTCGAGCCTAACCCAGACAAGAGGGCCACAGCCTCTGAGCTGCTGAAGAATGCCTTCCTTAAGGGCAGTCCCAGGAAAAGGACCAAGCTCATGCCAGACTCAGCTGGGTCTGAGACTATCTCATCTG AGTACCAGAGGAGCATGTCTGTGCCAATAGTGGTGCAAGACATGGACAACACCAGgactgacctgtccagctccCTTGACCTGAGGAGAACCACGTCCCATGTCAGAGGAGGTGACATCTCAGAGAGCCCTCCCAGCAGCAACAGCTTTTTGGC TGTGCCAGAGGAGCCTCCGGCGGATACAGCGAGTTCTGCTGTGTCGGGAGAGAACCTAGGCCTTTTCTTGCTGAGGAAGGACAGTGAGAGGAGAGACACTCTGCACAGGGTCCTTACTGACCACATCAGCCTTGTAGTGGGCCACATGCAGGAGTCATTGCCGCAG ACTGAAGAACCTTCTATTACCTCAGAGCACATCAAACAACTGATTGGCTGTCTTAGAGAGAATATCCGATCGCCAGACAAAAAACAGCTCACCAACAGACTCCTGAAACTGCGCTCCAGTCTGCATACTGACGCAGTGCCTCTCAGCAGCCTGCAGGCAGCGCTCTTCAGCTTCCAGGATGCT GTAAAGAAGGTGCTGCGACAGCGGCAGGTGAAGCCTCATTGGATGTTTGCTCTGGATAACCTTCTCAGACAGGCTGTGCATGATGCTATCAATGTGCTGCTGCCAG AGCTAAAACTGCAGCTGCAGTCATCTTTTGAGATGGAGGAGGGATCTCCTGATTCAGAAAAACCCAGAAAGAGCACTCAGGAACCAGCTGGAGGGTCCCACCACACTGAGGGCAAGGACCTGTCCAAGCACCCAGAGAAGCAGGGAGTGGAGGCCACAAGTCCCAGTCTGTCCAATGGCCTCCTCAGCAGTTGCAGCCCACTCGTACAAGAATTTACCCAGTTATGCCAGGAGACCAGAAG gttgcTGACTCAGCTGAGCGAGAAGGAGAAAGAATACCAGGAGCTTCTGAGGAACTCCATGCAAAGTAAACAGGAGGAGATAGATGCCCTAAAGGTCAAGGCTGCATTAGAGAGCAATG GTAATAAGCTTGTGTGCCAGAATGCTCAGACCCTGCCCATGGTGCGCTGGCTGAGAGCAGTACCAGTGGATGAGCACACCATAAGCACA CTTCTGGCTCATGGGTTCACCCTGGACAGCCTGCTGCACATGGCCTGCAAAGATGATCTGAGATACTGTGGCATCAA AGGCGGGATGTTGTGTCGTTTATGGAGAACCATCTCCACACAGAGGACGTCTCACCTGAGCTCGGTGTCTGAGGAAAGTGAAGAAACCATATtgtaa
- the LOC140556169 gene encoding mitogen-activated protein kinase kinase kinase 5 isoform X3 yields MYTTERRRMSLHEVKRKDPVRVSAGCLWQDPLAIELSSTSKTSVSPRSRSRALSVVYIAVEDSSLAQTEENLSLRCLREACADSHALLHTLPFACIALGTTDTLDDFYNADVAVVEMSDSFRQPSLFYHLGVRESFSMTNNIILYCNKQENDLQVLKEQCGSYTFIPYMVSPQGKVFACDANLMRGIKELLQPSFTIEPLLTPLVDRLVKLLESVHIHASEYFHESIRRDIRMARERFSGQALSQELGRIQKRLDTVELLSADVVMSLLLSYRDIQDYESIINLVETLNNLPMCMVAAQPNIKFQYIFALNRRNCPGDRAKALSVILPLVESGEQVASDVYCLCGRIYKDMFMSSGFLDIHSRDQACYWYGKAFEMEPALHSGINIVVILMAAGHEFDTSIELRKIGVTLSSLLGRKGSLEKMQDYWDVGFYLGAGILANEHKKVIEASEKLYRLNAPMWYLGSVMETYILYKQFAKPPEVRHPKQDMVDFWMELMVQACKPTVSTAHCPVLILEPTKVFQPSIVSVNEEDQSRTVQLRHVAPLKKGLHKWTFPASAIRGVSDLHCNGFCELVSSLIGQSEASVDDPGPDSGGVLEYIYEKGENGEKVVLGRGTYGVVYAGRDPNNQVRIAIKEIPEKDSTYSQPLHEEIALHKRLKHRNIVQYLGSVSEGGFIKIFMEEVPGGSLSSLLRSQWGPLKDNEPTIVFYTKQILEGLKYLHDNQIVHRDIKGDNVLINTYSGVLKISDFGTSKRLAGINPCTETFTGTLQYMAPEIIDQGPRGYGKPADIWSLGCTIIEMATGKTPFHELGSPQAAMFKVGMFKIHPSVPESMSVEAKTFIMCCFEPNPDKRATASELLKNAFLKGSPRKRTKLMPDSAGSETISSVEYQRSMSVPIVVQDMDNTRTDLSSSLDLRRTTSHVRGGDISESPPSSNSFLAVPEEPPADTASSAVSGENLGLFLLRKDSERRDTLHRVLTDHISLVVGHMQESLPQTEEPSITSEHIKQLIGCLRENIRSPDKKQLTNRLLKLRSSLHTDAVPLSSLQAALFSFQDAVKKVLRQRQVKPHWMFALDNLLRQAVHDAINVLLPELKLQLQSSFEMEEGSPDSEKPRKSTQEPAGGSHHTEGKDLSKHPEKQGVEATSPSLSNGLLSSCSPLVQEFTQLCQETRRLLTQLSEKEKEYQELLRNSMQSKQEEIDALKVKAALESNGNKLVCQNAQTLPMVRWLRAVPVDEHTISTLLAHGFTLDSLLHMACKDDLRYCGIKGGMLCRLWRTISTQRTSHLSSVSEESEETIL; encoded by the exons ATGTACACGACGGAGCGCAGGCGCATGAGCCTGCACGAAGTCAAGCGGAAAGACCCTGTCCGAGTTTCGGCTGGATGTTTATGGCAGGACCCTCTGGCTATCGAGTTGAGCTCTACGAGTAAAACCTCGGTTTCGCCCCGCAGCCGGAGCCGAGCCCTGTCGGTGGTGTATATCGCCGTGGAGGACTCGTCATTGGCCCAAACGGAGGAGAACCTGTCCCTGCGCTGCCTGAGGGAAGCCTGCGCAGACTCGCACGCGCTCCTGCACACACTCCCCTTTGCCTGCATAGCACTGGGCACCACGGACACACTGGATGATTTCTACAACGCAG ATGTTGCAGTTGTTGAAATGAGTGACTCTTTTCGGCAGCCTTCACTCTTCTATCACCTCGGCGTGAGAGAGAGTTTCAGCATGACCAATAACATAATACTGTACTGCAACAAGCAAGAGAACGACCTTCAAGTGCTTAAG GAGCAGTGTGGGAGCTATACCTTCATCCCATACATGGTGTCTCCTCAAGGAAAGGTGTTTGCTTGTGATGCAAATCTTATGCGGGGGATCAAGGAGCTTTTGCAGCCAAGCTTTACCATCGAACCCCTGCTGACCCCTTTAGTGGACCGCTTGGTAAAGCTATTGGAGAGCGTGCATATCCACGCAAG CGAGTACTTCCATGAGTCTATCCGACGGGACATCCGCATGGCACGGGAGCGTTTCAGTGGGCAGGCCCTGAGCCAAGAGCTTGGACGTATCCAGAAGCGTCTGGACACTGTAGAGCTCCTCAGCGCGGACGTTGTCATGAGCCTTCTGCTGTCGTACCGTGACATCCAG GACTACGAGTCTATAATTAATCTGGTGGAAACCCTGAATAACCTGCCAATGTGCATGGTGGCAGCACAGCCAAACATCAAATTTCAGTACATATTTGCTCTGAACAG GAGAAATTGCCCTGGAGACCGTGCCAAAGCCTTATCAGTCATTCTGCCCTTAGTCGAGTCAGGAGAACAGGTGGCATCAGATGTGTACTGCCTCTGTGGACGCATTTACAAGGACATGTTTATGAGTTCTGGCTTCTTGGACATACACAGCCGTGACCAGGCCTGCTACTG GTATGGTAAAGCCTTTGAGATGGAGCCTGCTCTTCACTCAGGCATCAACATTGTTGTCATCCTCATGGCTGCCGGCCATGAATTTGATACCTCTATTGAGCTGCGCAAGATCG GCGTCACTCTAAGTAGTCTGCTTGGCCGGAAAGGCAGCTTGGAGAAGATGCAAGACTACTGGGATGTTGGCTTCTACCTCGGGGCTGGGATTCTGGCCAATGAGCACAAGAAGGTCATAGAGGCCTCTGAGAAACTCTACCGACTCAATGCCCCAATGTG GTATCTGGGTTCGGTCATGGAGACGTATATCCTGTACAAGCAGTTTGCCAAACCACCAGAAGTAAGGCACCCCAAGCAGGACATGGTGGACTTTTGGATGGAGCTAATGGTTCAAGCATGCAAGCCTACTGTGTCCACCGCCCACTGCCCT GTCCTAATCTTGGAGCCTACTAAGGTATTCCAGCCCAGTATTGTAAGTGTGAATGAGGAGGATCAAAGCCGCACAGTGCAACTGAGACATGTTGCTCCATTGAAG AAAGGTCTCCATAAGTGGACTTTCCCTGCATCAGCGATTCGTGGAGTGAG TGATCTGCACTGCAATGG ATTCTGTGAGCTAGTGAGTTCTCTGATAGGTCAGAGTGAAGCTTCAGTGGATGACCCTGGCCCTGACAGTGGAGGGGTGTTAGAG TACATATATGAAAAAGGGGAGAATGGAGAGAAGGTGGTGCTCGGGAGAGGCACTTACGGAGTTGTGTATGCTGGGAGAGACCCGAACAATCAAGTGCGCATTGCCATCAAGGAGATCCCAGAGAAGGACAGCAC GTACTCCCAGCCGCTTCATGAAGAGATAGCCTTACACAAGAGGCTGAAACACCGCAACATTGTCCAGTACCTGGGTTCGGTCAGCGAAGGTGGCTTCATCAAGATTTTCATGGAGGAAGTGCCTGGAG GAAGCCTGTCCTCACTCTTAAGGTCACAGTGGGGTCCTCTGAAGGATAATGAGCCCACTATTGTCTTCTACACCAAGCAGATCCTGGAAGGACTGAAATACCTCCATGATAATCAGATTGTTCACAGAGATATCAAG GGTGACAATGTCCTGATTAACACATACAGTGGCGTACTCAAGATATCTGACTTTGGAACATCTAAAAGACTAGCAGGAATCAACCCTTGTACAGAGACGTTCACAG GTACTCTGCAGTACATGGCTCCAGAGATTATAGACCAGGGCCCACGGGGATACGGAAAGCCAGCTGATATCTGGTCTTTGGGCTGTACGATTATTGAGATGGCCACTGGGAAAACCCCCTTTCATGAGTTGGGAAGCCCACAGGCTGCAATGTTTAAG GTGGGCATGTTTAAGATCCACCCCAGTGTGCCAGAGTCCATGTCGGTGGAGGCCAAAACTTTCATAATGTGCTGCTTCGAGCCTAACCCAGACAAGAGGGCCACAGCCTCTGAGCTGCTGAAGAATGCCTTCCTTAAGGGCAGTCCCAGGAAAAGGACCAAGCTCATGCCAGACTCAGCTGGGTCTGAGACTATCTCATCTG TAGAGTACCAGAGGAGCATGTCTGTGCCAATAGTGGTGCAAGACATGGACAACACCAGgactgacctgtccagctccCTTGACCTGAGGAGAACCACGTCCCATGTCAGAGGAGGTGACATCTCAGAGAGCCCTCCCAGCAGCAACAGCTTTTTGGC TGTGCCAGAGGAGCCTCCGGCGGATACAGCGAGTTCTGCTGTGTCGGGAGAGAACCTAGGCCTTTTCTTGCTGAGGAAGGACAGTGAGAGGAGAGACACTCTGCACAGGGTCCTTACTGACCACATCAGCCTTGTAGTGGGCCACATGCAGGAGTCATTGCCGCAG ACTGAAGAACCTTCTATTACCTCAGAGCACATCAAACAACTGATTGGCTGTCTTAGAGAGAATATCCGATCGCCAGACAAAAAACAGCTCACCAACAGACTCCTGAAACTGCGCTCCAGTCTGCATACTGACGCAGTGCCTCTCAGCAGCCTGCAGGCAGCGCTCTTCAGCTTCCAGGATGCT GTAAAGAAGGTGCTGCGACAGCGGCAGGTGAAGCCTCATTGGATGTTTGCTCTGGATAACCTTCTCAGACAGGCTGTGCATGATGCTATCAATGTGCTGCTGCCAG AGCTAAAACTGCAGCTGCAGTCATCTTTTGAGATGGAGGAGGGATCTCCTGATTCAGAAAAACCCAGAAAGAGCACTCAGGAACCAGCTGGAGGGTCCCACCACACTGAGGGCAAGGACCTGTCCAAGCACCCAGAGAAGCAGGGAGTGGAGGCCACAAGTCCCAGTCTGTCCAATGGCCTCCTCAGCAGTTGCAGCCCACTCGTACAAGAATTTACCCAGTTATGCCAGGAGACCAGAAG gttgcTGACTCAGCTGAGCGAGAAGGAGAAAGAATACCAGGAGCTTCTGAGGAACTCCATGCAAAGTAAACAGGAGGAGATAGATGCCCTAAAGGTCAAGGCTGCATTAGAGAGCAATG GTAATAAGCTTGTGTGCCAGAATGCTCAGACCCTGCCCATGGTGCGCTGGCTGAGAGCAGTACCAGTGGATGAGCACACCATAAGCACA CTTCTGGCTCATGGGTTCACCCTGGACAGCCTGCTGCACATGGCCTGCAAAGATGATCTGAGATACTGTGGCATCAA AGGCGGGATGTTGTGTCGTTTATGGAGAACCATCTCCACACAGAGGACGTCTCACCTGAGCTCGGTGTCTGAGGAAAGTGAAGAAACCATATtgtaa